In Cicer arietinum cultivar CDC Frontier isolate Library 1 chromosome 1, Cicar.CDCFrontier_v2.0, whole genome shotgun sequence, one DNA window encodes the following:
- the LOC101490523 gene encoding aquaporin TIP2-1, whose protein sequence is MARISFGDFEDSFSSSSIRAYIAEFISTLLFVFAGVGSTRAFDKLTSDAALDPAGLLSIAVCHGFALFVAVSVGANISGGHVNPAVTFGMALGGQITILTSLFYCIAQFLGSIAACLLLKFVTGSLTNIPIHSIGAGVGVGEGVVTEIVITFGLVYTVYATAADPKKGSLGTIAPIAIGLSVGANILAAGPFSGGSMNPARSFGPAVVSGDFHDNWIYWVGPLIGGGLAGLIYTHLFIPSKHQQPMPK, encoded by the exons ATGGCTCGCATATCATTTGGAGACTTTGAGGATTCTTTCAGTTCCAGCTCTATTAGGGCATATATTGCTGAGTTCATCTCAACCTTACTCTTTGTTTTTGCTGGTGTTGGTTCTACTAGAGCCTTTG ATAAGTTGACATCAGATGCAGCACTTGATCCAGCTGGGTTATTATCAATTGCTGTATGTCATGGTTTTGCTCTCTTTGTTGCTGTTTCTGTTGGAGCTAACATTTCTGGTGGCCATGTCAATCCAGCTGTCACCTTTGGAATGGCTCTTGGTGGACAAATCACCATCCTCACTTCTCTCTTCTATTGTATTGCACAGTTTCTTGGCTCCATAGCTGCATGCTTACTCCTCAAGTTTGTAACTGGAAGCTTG aCAAATATTCCAATCCATAGCATAGGTGCAGGTGTTGGAGTTGGAGAAGGAGTAGTAACAGAGATAGTGATAACATTTGGATTGGTGTATACAGTGTATGCAACAGCAGCTGATCCAAAGAAAGGGTCATTAGGAACAATAGCACCAATAGCAATTGGTTTAAGTGTTGGTGCAAACATATTAGCTGCAGGTCCATTCTCAGGTGGTTCAATGAATCCAGCACGTTCATTTGGACCAGCAGTTGTTAGTGGTGATTTTCATGACAATTGGATATATTGGGTTGGTCCTCTTATTGGTGGTGGTTTGGCTGGTCT